In the genome of Candidatus Tanganyikabacteria bacterium, the window TGTTGCCCGTGTGGGGAGGCCCGAGGAAGAACCTGGCTCCCCGGAGCGTCGGGAAGGGCTTTGCGACCTGACCCGGCGCCAGGCAGAGGGCCCCCGTGCTCAGATCTTGCGGCAGCCACCCGAACCCGGAATCCGGCAGGTCCGGGGCGCCGGCAGACATTCTATAAGCCAGCGACCCGCACCCTCGCCGCGTCCTGCCGCCGACTCCGCCGAACAGCACCCAGGCGCGCAATGCCCCGAGTACCTCGCCCCGCCGTGCTGGAGAGAGGCTAGTGTCGAACCGGACCGAGAGATCGAACCGGACACCGGGCCGGCGCCGCGGGGCAATGTCCGAGAGCGGCATGTTGGCCGGGAACAGGGCGTAGGCGTCGCGGGCCTGCAGCTCCACCTTGCCGCTGTCGAGATCTGGTAGGGCGCCGACGATTTTGATGGCCAGATCGACCAGAGACCTCTGCCCCTGGTCGCCGCCGGCGATTCCTCCCCATAGCTTGCGCTCCGCCGAGGCCAAGTCGGCGTGCGCCCCTGCGTGAAGAGCGCGCCACCACTGCCTGAGCTGCCCCCGGATCCCCGGGACTCGCACGATGTCCACCTCGTCCGGCCTCCGGGCGCGGAAGCCCCCACCGTAGATCGGCGTCGTCGTCTCGAGGCGAAACAGCAGTTCCTCCCCGACGATCGGCTCGTAAACAGGAGCCGCCATTCGACTCTTGACCGCAGTTTCCACGGGCACCCCCCATCCTGAAGACCGGGCCTCCCTCCCTTACCCAGGATCTTGACCTTCCGACGGCCATGCCTGCAGATCAAGCAAACGCGGGATCCTTCCGACACGGGAACGCGAGGAACCCGTTCAGGGCGTCGTTCGAGCGGCCTCGGTCGGAGGTGGCGCGTCCTCCGGGAACAAGGAGAGCGGGCTGCCCGTTACCCTACCAGGAGTTCCCATGAGCACGACACGAAGCCTGCGGCCCCCGGGACCGATGACCGGAGACATCCTCGTCTGCTCCGCCGGCGGGTCGCCCGAGCCGGTCGCCAACGCCGTCCGCGTCGGGCGGCCCGAGTTCGTGTTCTTCCTCTGCTCAAAGACCACGTCCGGGACCGAGGGTACCGATCGCGTGGTGGCCGAGAAGATCGCCCCGGACCTCGAGTGCGGGCACGAGATCGTCGCACTGGTGCACCCCGACGAACTCGAGGAAGTCTACAAGGCGTGCCGGAAGATCGAGCGCGCGATCTCCAGGCGCCACAAGGGTGCCCGCGTCGTGGCCAACTATACCGGAGGAACCAAGACGATGAGCCTTGGGCTCGGGGTGTTCGCGCTGCGCAGCGGATGGGATCTCGAGTGCAACGTCGGCAAGCGCCAGGACATCATCAAGATCACCGAAGGCGACACCCCCATGATCCAGGGCGCGGCGGCCATCCGCGCCGACGACGCGTGGCAGCTCGCGAGCAAGCTCGTTGGTCGTCACGACTACGAGGGAGCGGTCGCGGTCGCGGATCATTGCCTTCGCGGGCTCCAGACACGGGATCGCCAGGGGGCAGGCCGGGATCTCGCCGAGGGCCGGGCGCGCTGGGCCGTGCTGGCTGCCTGGGAGCGCCTGGATTACGAGGAAGCGGCCAAGCTGGCGAGCCTGGCCGGGATGAGTGACGAGACGAAGCGCCTGAAGGCATTGCTACGGGCGAGGAAGCTCGCACTGGGCCAGGAGGCCTGGAGCATGAAGGATCGAGTCGACGGCCTCGACCTGGTCAGGGACGCCCTGGAGAACGCGCGCCACTGCGCGGAGCGGTCCCGCTACGACGACGCCTTTGCGAGGCTCTACCGGGCGACCGAGCTGCTCGCCCAGGTGCGCCTGCGCCGCTGCCACGCAGCCGGAACCGGGGACGTCAAACCGGACGAGCTCCCCCTCGCGGATGGCGACAGGCAGTGGCTGGAAGGGCTGCGAAACCCGCGATCGCGGAGAGTCGAGATCGGGCTGTGGGCGGCCTTCATGCTGCTAGAAAAGCTCGGAGACCCTGTGGGGGACTACTTCATGGCCAACGAGGAGGCCCTTCACGGGTTCGTCAGCGTGAGGAACTCGTCCCTGCTCGCCCACGGTCTCACGCCGGTTTCCGGGAAACACTGGAAGGACCAGGGCCAGGCGTGGGACGCCTGGCTGACCCGGGCGCTTGCCCTCGCCGAGTAGTCGCCATGGCAATCCCGGTCATCGATGCCGACCTCGGGTCCGAGTTCATGCGGACCGGAGCCCTCGTTCTACCCGGACTGCTCGCGGCTCGCTGGCACGCGCGAATCCGGAGGGCGAGACGCAAGGTTTTTGACATGGCACCGATAATTCGCTAGTATCTCGTCTGGAGGTGTTTGCGATGGCCACGCAATCCAGCCACGGCCGATACACGTGGGAGAAGTTCCGCGCCTTGCCCGACGACGGCAGGCGCTACGAGCTCGTCGACGGGGAGCTCTACGAGATGCCATCGCCGACCGGGACGCACCAGATCATCGCCTTCAACTGTGCCTTGCTGTTCGACGCGGCCATTAGCATGCCCGCCGAGGGCATCGTCATTCTCGACATCGACGTCCGCTTCTCCAGGCACCGCGCCGCCCGGCCGGATCTCGTCCTTCTATCCCCCGGCCGGCGCGACCGGTACAAGGAGACCCACATCGCCGGTGCACCGGACCTCATCCTCGAAGTGCTTTCCCCGAGCAACGAAGCGCACGACCGCGTGCGCAAGCTGGGCTGGTACGACAGGTACGGCGTCCAGGAGTACTGGATTGCCCACCAGGACCGCATCCGTCTCGAAATCCTGCGGCGAGGTGAGGACGGCCACCTTGGCTGGCCCGTCGCGCTCGGTCCTGGCGATCGTCTTGCCACGCCTCTCCTGCCAAGGCTGGATGCCCGGGTCGATCAACTCTTCGACCGGCTGCCATCCCCGCTCGGACAAGACGTGCCCGACTGACAGCGGCACCTGGGCAGGAACGCCGAAGCCAGCAGCTTGCGGTCGAGGCTCTTCTCCTTGACGAGCTGCGTGTCGAGGATCGCCGCGGTCAACATGGCTACCGCTGAGCGCCAGATCAGGGGCGCTCCCGGTGATGCTACCCGACGATCTCCCTCGCGGTCTCGACCGCTCCCCGGACATCCAGGGCGCGGCTGGCGTAGTCCGCCCGGAGAAGATCCTCGGGGAGGTAGCGATGGTACTTCTCCGATTCGGCATTCGTCGCCAGACTGGCCAGGGCCGATGGATCGGTGCCGTCCGCCGCGGCCAGGGCTCCGAGGTGCTCGCGCAGCCGCTCGGGCGACACGTCCTGGAATGCCAGGGCCATGCCGTCCCGCTGGGCCGCGAGCCCGCGTTCCAGGAACATGAGTGCCAGCGTGTTCAGGATGCGGTCGCCGCGGAAGGGAAACAGCAGGCAGTCGCTCCCCGACTTCAGGATGGACGAGTCGGCCAGGCCGTACCGGTGGAAGTGCTGGCGGCCTTCGGCGAGGAGATCCCGGGCGACCGCGTCGAGGAACGCCGGCATGCCCTCATCCTGGTAGACCTTGCGCATCTCCTGCCGGACGCGATCGTGCACCCAGGGCGCGGCGCCGGAGAAGATGGGCGCCCGGCCACCCTTGGACGGCTCGAGCTCGACCGTCTTTCTCGCCGCATCGACCTCGAGGACCTTCCATCTGCGGCCGGCGAAGACGAGGTAGGCTCCGCCCATCAGCGGATCGTAGACCGGCATCGTGC includes:
- a CDS encoding TIGR02710 family CRISPR-associated protein yields the protein MSTTRSLRPPGPMTGDILVCSAGGSPEPVANAVRVGRPEFVFFLCSKTTSGTEGTDRVVAEKIAPDLECGHEIVALVHPDELEEVYKACRKIERAISRRHKGARVVANYTGGTKTMSLGLGVFALRSGWDLECNVGKRQDIIKITEGDTPMIQGAAAIRADDAWQLASKLVGRHDYEGAVAVADHCLRGLQTRDRQGAGRDLAEGRARWAVLAAWERLDYEEAAKLASLAGMSDETKRLKALLRARKLALGQEAWSMKDRVDGLDLVRDALENARHCAERSRYDDAFARLYRATELLAQVRLRRCHAAGTGDVKPDELPLADGDRQWLEGLRNPRSRRVEIGLWAAFMLLEKLGDPVGDYFMANEEALHGFVSVRNSSLLAHGLTPVSGKHWKDQGQAWDAWLTRALALAE
- a CDS encoding Uma2 family endonuclease; translation: MATQSSHGRYTWEKFRALPDDGRRYELVDGELYEMPSPTGTHQIIAFNCALLFDAAISMPAEGIVILDIDVRFSRHRAARPDLVLLSPGRRDRYKETHIAGAPDLILEVLSPSNEAHDRVRKLGWYDRYGVQEYWIAHQDRIRLEILRRGEDGHLGWPVALGPGDRLATPLLPRLDARVDQLFDRLPSPLGQDVPD